One Polyangiaceae bacterium genomic window carries:
- a CDS encoding MotA/TolQ/ExbB proton channel family protein, with protein MQFDLAHIWASMGIVSKLIAFTLVLMAVASIAVVVERMIALARSNAETGRFMKVAGPLLDSWDMAELIKAADRHRVSALARLVGGAVRRYVRAENEPDGNLSPVELSRREVGRRREAISMDLRRGMSVLATVGSIAPFVGLLGTVVGIITAFQSIAATGSGGLGAVSAGIAEALIETALGLSVAIPAVLCFNWLTGKISVIEAAIDRSAGELLDEMENHHGRASGERILEEAA; from the coding sequence ATGCAATTCGATCTCGCACACATTTGGGCGAGCATGGGCATCGTATCGAAGCTCATTGCGTTCACGCTCGTGCTCATGGCCGTCGCGAGCATTGCGGTGGTCGTCGAGCGGATGATTGCACTTGCGCGAAGCAATGCGGAAACCGGGCGTTTCATGAAGGTGGCCGGCCCGCTGCTCGATTCATGGGACATGGCCGAGCTCATCAAAGCAGCGGATCGCCATCGCGTCTCGGCGCTCGCGCGGCTCGTGGGCGGAGCGGTTCGTCGATACGTACGAGCGGAAAACGAGCCGGATGGGAATCTCTCGCCCGTCGAATTGTCGCGACGCGAAGTCGGTCGTCGGCGCGAAGCCATTTCGATGGACCTGCGCCGAGGCATGTCGGTCCTCGCGACGGTCGGATCCATTGCACCGTTCGTGGGGCTCCTCGGAACGGTCGTCGGTATCATTACGGCATTCCAGAGCATTGCAGCGACCGGTTCGGGTGGCCTCGGTGCGGTCAGCGCGGGCATTGCCGAAGCGCTCATCGAAACGGCGCTCGGGCTGTCGGTCGCCATTCCTGCAGTGCTTTGCTTCAATTGGTTGACGGGCAAGATTTCGGTTATCGAGGCGGCCATCGATCGCAGCGCAGGCGAGCTGCTCGACGAAATGGAGAATCACCATGGGCGTGCAAGCGGCGAACGGATTCTCGAAGAAGCAGCCTGA
- a CDS encoding protein kinase gives MMHARPGDTVAGRFVIERLAGRGGMGEVFRARDLRDDQAVALKIMRVEGHDLGWFQREVRTLERLRHPNVARYVDHGMMGTGTHYLAMEWLDGEDLAARLEKGPLGIWSVVQAMH, from the coding sequence ATGATGCACGCGCGACCGGGAGACACCGTTGCAGGCCGTTTCGTGATCGAACGGCTCGCTGGCCGCGGAGGCATGGGCGAAGTGTTTCGCGCACGGGATTTGCGTGATGATCAGGCCGTCGCGCTGAAAATCATGCGCGTTGAAGGGCATGATCTAGGCTGGTTTCAACGCGAAGTCAGGACGCTCGAAAGGCTCCGCCACCCCAATGTCGCGCGCTATGTCGATCATGGAATGATGGGCACGGGCACGCATTACCTCGCAATGGAATGGCTGGACGGCGAGGACCTTGCCGCGCGACTCGAAAAAGGACCGCTCGGAATATGGTCGGTCGTCCAGGCGATGCATTGA
- a CDS encoding tetratricopeptide repeat protein gives MVGRPGDALTSCMQAVELYRRVGDMRNASVHMMNVGVLCTSLGAYRDAERYLTEALAESRRLGVTRQGIWIELSLGRIWSQVGRFDEGVAAMRRSLDALTRPGYERLWAVASAELGFELAVGGHFKEALEIVEPVFHSEAADNSLILSLVAGARAHLGLGDVPSAMKHARSAYELQEKTGDREHAVGVYVTLALASNAAGEKAEAMAAIEKARDVILAAADMLTDPEKRRTFIESVPEHVRALNLARAWIDA, from the coding sequence ATGGTCGGTCGTCCAGGCGATGCATTGACTTCTTGCATGCAGGCGGTGGAATTGTACAGGCGCGTGGGCGACATGAGAAACGCATCGGTGCACATGATGAATGTCGGCGTCCTGTGCACTTCGCTCGGCGCTTATCGAGACGCCGAGCGATATTTAACGGAGGCACTCGCGGAGAGCCGTCGATTGGGAGTCACGCGTCAAGGCATATGGATTGAGCTCAGCCTTGGTCGGATATGGTCGCAGGTAGGCCGATTCGACGAAGGTGTGGCTGCCATGCGACGAAGCCTCGATGCGTTGACCCGTCCCGGATATGAACGACTTTGGGCGGTCGCAAGCGCCGAGCTTGGTTTCGAGCTCGCGGTGGGTGGTCATTTCAAAGAAGCGCTGGAAATTGTCGAACCGGTATTTCACAGCGAAGCAGCCGATAACTCATTGATCCTATCGCTCGTTGCTGGAGCGCGTGCGCATCTTGGCTTGGGCGATGTGCCGAGCGCCATGAAGCACGCGCGGTCCGCATACGAATTGCAGGAGAAGACGGGGGATCGCGAGCATGCCGTGGGCGTGTACGTGACGCTCGCGCTCGCAAGCAATGCAGCGGGCGAAAAAGCCGAAGCGATGGCGGCCATCGAGAAGGCGCGTGACGTCATCCTCGCAGCGGCCGATATGCTGACCGACCCGGAAAAACGCCGCACGTTCATTGAAAGTGTTCCCGAGCATGTTCGAGCGCTCAATCTTGCCAGGGCGTGGATTGACGCTTGA
- a CDS encoding energy transducer TonB → MSFEAWNIEESDPGRKKRLAIGYATAITLCTVVGAAFASIKAVVQVAEEEQLVAVELTPTIEAPKPPPPPPPPEPEPKVASGPKVMKKPVVVPQAVPTDMPPEGDPEKPVAASEEGEGEGDGIGSGNAAPPPPPPPPPPPPPPPPPKISGPIQLPEDGTPPSPISKPSPPYPEALKSEGIEGTVVVRFVVTESGDVGSVSVVRGHPRLDPIVIGTVKTWRFKPAMVDGKPVATYQVARFNFKIKT, encoded by the coding sequence ATGAGTTTCGAAGCGTGGAACATCGAGGAGAGTGACCCGGGGCGAAAAAAACGGCTCGCCATTGGATATGCGACAGCAATCACCCTTTGCACGGTGGTTGGTGCGGCATTCGCGTCCATCAAAGCAGTCGTACAGGTCGCCGAGGAAGAACAGCTTGTCGCGGTCGAGCTCACGCCGACAATCGAAGCGCCCAAACCGCCGCCGCCTCCTCCGCCGCCGGAACCGGAACCGAAAGTGGCGTCAGGGCCAAAAGTGATGAAAAAGCCGGTCGTCGTGCCGCAAGCGGTGCCGACCGACATGCCGCCCGAGGGTGACCCGGAAAAACCAGTTGCCGCGAGTGAAGAAGGAGAAGGTGAGGGCGACGGAATAGGTTCGGGCAATGCGGCGCCACCGCCTCCCCCGCCTCCGCCGCCACCGCCACCGCCACCGCCGCCGCCGAAAATTTCCGGGCCCATTCAGCTTCCGGAAGACGGCACGCCGCCATCGCCGATATCAAAGCCGTCTCCGCCGTATCCCGAAGCGCTGAAGAGCGAAGGTATCGAAGGAACGGTGGTCGTGAGGTTTGTCGTGACGGAATCGGGGGACGTGGGCAGCGTATCGGTCGTTCGAGGCCATCCACGGCTCGATCCAATCGTCATTGGTACGGTGAAAACGTGGCGATTCAAGCCGGCCATGGTCGATGGAAAGCCGGTCGCAACCTACCAAGTGGCTCGATTCAATTTCAAGATCAAGACGTAA
- a CDS encoding FAD-binding protein, with the protein MLRRPPFPRPSPSAVDKARLLLDRALGPSKVITSSDGCASYAGDESDQEPVVPDAVVLAANANDIERALAAASEADVPIVPRAAGSGKSGGCVPVSGGIVLVTLGMNAIKEIDRDELVAVVEPGVILADFHAAVEAEGLFYPPDPNSLAICALGGNLAENAGGPRAFKYGVTREYVLGVEAVLMSGTRIRAGRRTVKGVTGYDVTSLLVGSEGTLGVFTEATLQLIPKPAGVATLLGLFETVTDAGRAVSAIIAAGLVPRCLELMDAGALSAVRARGVAVNDRAGAMLLIEVDGDAATTEAAMERIGEACVAARAIDVLAAQDASQQARLWAARRALSPATRAMARYKISEDVVVPRMRLPDLLAEIDRISEETSIRMLSYGHAGDGNLHVNFLWDDPDAWQRVERGLERLFRAVVSMRGTLTGEHGVGTSKAEYLPLEQSSELIQLQRDIKRVFDPKNLLNPNKIFPRRGHGVC; encoded by the coding sequence GTGCTCCGTCGCCCCCCGTTTCCTCGTCCCTCTCCATCCGCCGTCGACAAGGCGCGGCTTTTGCTCGATCGCGCGCTGGGGCCGTCCAAAGTGATTACATCGTCCGACGGATGCGCGTCGTACGCAGGCGACGAATCGGATCAGGAACCCGTCGTGCCCGATGCCGTCGTGCTCGCGGCAAATGCAAACGACATCGAACGAGCGCTCGCGGCGGCAAGCGAAGCCGATGTTCCCATCGTCCCGCGCGCTGCCGGAAGCGGCAAGTCGGGCGGATGCGTTCCCGTGAGCGGCGGCATCGTGCTCGTCACGCTCGGCATGAACGCCATCAAGGAGATTGACCGAGACGAACTCGTCGCCGTGGTCGAGCCCGGCGTCATTTTGGCGGACTTTCATGCAGCGGTCGAAGCCGAGGGGCTCTTTTATCCACCCGATCCCAACTCGCTCGCCATCTGCGCGCTCGGGGGCAATCTCGCCGAAAACGCCGGCGGTCCTCGCGCATTCAAGTACGGCGTGACGCGCGAATACGTGCTCGGCGTGGAAGCTGTGCTCATGAGCGGCACGCGCATTCGAGCGGGTCGACGCACGGTCAAAGGCGTCACGGGCTACGACGTCACGAGCCTCCTCGTGGGCAGCGAAGGCACGCTCGGCGTGTTCACCGAAGCTACGTTGCAGCTCATTCCAAAGCCTGCGGGCGTCGCGACGCTGCTCGGCTTGTTCGAGACCGTGACCGATGCAGGGCGCGCCGTGTCGGCCATCATCGCCGCGGGCCTCGTGCCGCGATGCTTGGAGCTCATGGATGCGGGCGCGCTCAGTGCAGTGCGAGCACGTGGCGTTGCCGTCAACGATCGAGCGGGCGCGATGTTGCTCATCGAGGTCGACGGCGACGCTGCAACCACGGAAGCCGCCATGGAGCGCATCGGTGAAGCGTGCGTCGCCGCGCGAGCGATCGATGTCCTCGCAGCGCAGGACGCATCGCAGCAAGCGCGTTTGTGGGCCGCTCGTCGCGCGCTTTCTCCGGCAACGCGCGCGATGGCTCGCTACAAAATCTCCGAAGACGTCGTCGTTCCGCGCATGCGTTTGCCCGACCTTTTGGCCGAGATCGATCGCATTTCCGAAGAGACGAGCATTCGCATGTTGAGCTACGGACACGCGGGTGACGGCAACCTGCACGTCAATTTTCTTTGGGACGATCCCGATGCTTGGCAGCGTGTCGAACGCGGCCTGGAGCGGCTCTTTCGTGCGGTCGTGAGCATGCGCGGTACGCTCACGGGCGAACACGGAGTCGGCACGTCGAAGGCTGAATACTTGCCTCTCGAGCAGTCATCGGAGCTCATTCAACTGCAGCGCGACATCAAGCGCGTGTTCGATCCGAAAAACCTTTTGAACCCAAACAAAATTTTCCCTCGCCGCGGACATGGCGTCTGCTAA
- a CDS encoding outer membrane lipoprotein carrier protein LolA produces the protein MRQFRIISAFSAIAASAFLLCSPGSFAQAPAAPAKPAAPKGPTADEIGKKVQAFYDSLKTFKATFSQTYTIKIQNVKKESKGKVTFEKPGKMNWVYDAPNGNRVVSDSTTIRVYEKENQQMYETPVKTSQYPAALAFLMGKGQLIKDFNLRLLDAAQMKFEGGYVLEGTPKEATPAYQKVLLYVDGQTSQVRRVLILDAQGNRNRFDFSAPVVNQTVDKSEFEFTPPPGTRVIKP, from the coding sequence ATGCGCCAGTTCCGAATCATCTCCGCCTTTTCCGCCATCGCCGCGAGCGCGTTTCTTCTCTGTTCCCCGGGCAGCTTCGCTCAAGCTCCCGCAGCTCCTGCCAAGCCCGCAGCGCCCAAAGGCCCGACAGCCGACGAGATTGGCAAGAAAGTCCAGGCCTTCTACGATTCGCTGAAGACGTTCAAGGCGACGTTCTCGCAGACGTACACGATCAAAATTCAGAACGTGAAGAAGGAGTCGAAGGGCAAGGTCACCTTCGAGAAGCCTGGGAAGATGAACTGGGTGTACGACGCGCCGAACGGCAATCGCGTCGTCTCCGACAGCACGACGATTCGCGTGTACGAAAAAGAGAACCAGCAGATGTACGAGACGCCGGTGAAGACGTCGCAATATCCGGCGGCGCTCGCGTTTTTGATGGGCAAGGGGCAGCTCATCAAGGACTTCAATTTGCGGCTGCTCGACGCGGCGCAGATGAAGTTCGAGGGCGGTTACGTGCTCGAAGGGACGCCCAAAGAAGCTACGCCCGCGTATCAAAAGGTTTTGCTTTACGTCGACGGACAAACCAGCCAAGTTCGCCGCGTGCTCATCTTGGATGCGCAAGGCAACCGCAACCGGTTCGACTTCAGCGCACCCGTCGTCAATCAAACCGTCGACAAGAGCGAGTTCGAGTTCACCCCGCCGCCCGGCACGCGCGTCATCAAGCCCTGA
- the ruvC gene encoding crossover junction endodeoxyribonuclease RuvC, translating to MRVLGIDPGSRHLGWGVLHREGSRIEHVAHGVIDVDLDGTFADRLVDIDDRLAEVIAKHSPTVAAVESIFFSKDAQSAAKLGHARGVVLLRLARSSLQTCEYPPALVKRTVAGRGAADKRQVAMVVTAILRLGAPPRSDAADALAIALTHLNVAGFQAALSASKPSQKAPRKVHLP from the coding sequence GTGCGCGTTCTTGGCATCGATCCTGGAAGTCGACATCTTGGTTGGGGCGTCTTGCACCGTGAAGGCAGCCGCATCGAGCATGTTGCGCACGGTGTCATCGACGTGGATCTCGATGGCACGTTTGCCGATCGTCTCGTCGACATCGACGATCGCCTCGCGGAGGTCATCGCCAAGCATTCGCCCACGGTGGCTGCCGTAGAGAGCATCTTTTTCTCGAAGGATGCGCAAAGTGCAGCGAAGCTCGGTCACGCGCGCGGTGTCGTGCTCTTGCGGCTCGCGCGTTCGTCGCTCCAAACCTGCGAATATCCTCCGGCGCTCGTCAAGCGTACGGTGGCGGGTCGCGGAGCCGCGGACAAACGCCAAGTCGCGATGGTCGTGACGGCGATCTTGCGCCTCGGTGCTCCGCCCCGGTCCGATGCGGCCGATGCGTTGGCCATCGCGCTCACGCACCTCAACGTGGCCGGATTTCAGGCGGCACTTTCGGCGTCGAAACCCTCGCAAAAAGCGCCTCGGAAGGTACATCTACCGTGA
- a CDS encoding AAA family ATPase — MKIAYATCDFAALRRENAFYVDKTPFFPHLENAGKYLIFLRPRRFGKSTLISTLENYYDIALADKFDELFGGLWVHEHPTPEKNKYLVLTLDFSPVASEGTTEEIRRSFAIQIKASIRFFIHRYMALVPKLSVLERAVDSDDEDTAAIMTDLLTAVRYAGHQVYLLIDEYDHFGNRLLSDGLIDTYQGIVRSAGFVRSFYASLKAFTRTSTLARMFVTGVSPIMLDDLSSGFNIITHVSQRDALNALAGFTAADVERAVDLMLRDRPDLAADPRIGDRKALLETLERYYDGYRFSVYAQDKMYNSTLVLYFVGQVLATGRYPRQMLDLNVRTDYGRLYGIARNTSGQETGTRELLEEILTNESVTSPLVEQFGTRMLFGRAQIVSLFYYMGMLTFSADAMTSSDPKLVIPNRVMRELQWSYVAFAMADHEGLQIDLTDVSSALRKMSVDGEIQPLLDLFHKQVLGRISNRDLIQFDEKTMKLMLFAYLSQTNSFYLMSEKEVTQGYCDLLLALRGNASAAKYAWIIEAKYVKTDATDKDIEAAVAKGFAQIERYAADADLVKMLTLGNHLRAGVLVFVGTKDVRYWAWETAASSA; from the coding sequence ATGAAAATTGCCTACGCAACATGCGATTTTGCCGCTCTCCGTCGGGAGAACGCCTTTTACGTCGACAAGACCCCGTTTTTCCCGCACCTGGAGAACGCCGGCAAGTACCTGATCTTCCTGCGGCCGCGCAGGTTCGGCAAATCGACACTGATCAGCACGCTCGAAAACTACTACGACATCGCTCTTGCCGACAAATTCGACGAGCTGTTTGGTGGACTGTGGGTCCACGAGCATCCCACGCCCGAGAAAAACAAGTATCTCGTGTTGACGCTCGACTTTTCACCCGTCGCGTCCGAGGGTACGACCGAAGAAATCCGACGGAGCTTTGCAATCCAGATCAAGGCAAGCATCCGTTTTTTCATCCATCGCTACATGGCGCTCGTCCCCAAGCTATCCGTGCTCGAGCGGGCCGTCGACTCCGACGACGAAGATACCGCGGCGATCATGACCGACCTTTTGACGGCGGTCCGCTACGCCGGACATCAGGTGTATTTGCTGATCGACGAATACGACCATTTTGGTAATCGGCTGCTTTCGGACGGCTTAATCGACACCTACCAAGGCATCGTGCGCAGTGCGGGGTTCGTGCGGAGCTTTTATGCAAGCCTGAAAGCATTCACGCGGACGAGCACGCTCGCGCGGATGTTCGTCACGGGCGTTTCGCCCATCATGCTGGACGACTTGTCGAGCGGGTTCAACATCATCACGCACGTGTCGCAGCGCGACGCATTGAATGCCCTGGCGGGTTTTACCGCGGCTGACGTCGAGCGCGCGGTGGACCTGATGCTCCGGGACAGGCCCGACTTGGCGGCCGATCCGCGCATTGGTGATCGCAAAGCGCTGCTCGAAACGCTGGAGCGGTATTACGACGGGTATCGATTTTCGGTGTACGCGCAGGACAAAATGTACAACTCGACGCTGGTCCTGTATTTCGTCGGCCAGGTCTTGGCGACGGGCAGGTACCCCCGGCAAATGCTCGATTTGAACGTGCGTACCGATTATGGGCGCCTCTACGGCATTGCTCGAAATACGAGCGGTCAAGAGACCGGCACACGGGAGCTGTTGGAAGAGATCTTGACGAATGAATCGGTCACCAGTCCCCTGGTCGAGCAATTCGGCACCAGGATGCTTTTTGGCCGAGCGCAAATCGTGTCGCTCTTTTACTACATGGGGATGCTGACCTTCTCCGCTGATGCGATGACCAGCTCGGATCCCAAGCTCGTCATCCCCAACCGCGTGATGCGCGAGTTGCAATGGAGTTACGTCGCGTTTGCCATGGCCGATCACGAGGGCTTGCAAATCGACTTGACCGATGTGTCGAGCGCGCTCCGGAAGATGTCGGTGGACGGCGAGATTCAACCCTTGCTCGACTTGTTCCACAAGCAGGTCCTTGGACGCATCAGCAATCGGGACCTCATCCAATTCGATGAAAAAACGATGAAGCTGATGCTGTTTGCGTATTTGTCGCAAACCAATTCGTTTTACTTGATGAGCGAAAAAGAGGTCACGCAGGGTTATTGCGATTTGTTGCTTGCGCTCCGAGGCAATGCATCGGCGGCCAAGTACGCGTGGATCATCGAGGCGAAATACGTGAAGACCGACGCGACGGACAAGGACATCGAAGCTGCAGTTGCAAAAGGTTTTGCGCAGATCGAGCGGTATGCGGCGGACGCGGACTTGGTCAAGATGCTGACGCTGGGCAACCATTTGCGGGCGGGCGTCTTGGTGTTCGTCGGGACGAAAGACGTGCGCTATTGGGCGTGGGAGACGGCCGCATCGAGCGCGTAG
- a CDS encoding PrsW family intramembrane metalloprotease, with amino-acid sequence MNNPYGSRPAPYGQPSYPQQPPPNYGHGPGYAGGPPKPVDPPDPDKRRRMVGFGIWGVGILVGVVLNILFTLAEIAFSKAPGRMMSAVLTGAIFAFLPLGFYLFIPMVLDRYDPEPWWTLAMAFFWGAIVATGFAGMINTGVHIVSASLFGPAVGNFMTSVVSAPLSEEFFKGLAILGMFYFLRREFDGVVDGIIYATFCALGFAAVENVSYYARAEMANQLAGTFFLRGILSPWGHPLYTSMTGIGFGIARESSRTWVRVLAPIGGFFIGVFLHALWNFVPTVIPNAFFIMLLFWFMFVVIFFVILIVLVLRKGNIIRQYLKDEVLMGNMTQQEVDLVCSPVGRLSCTFSWRGAEGRAFIGAASRLALSKWHTARAMKGQKRTISADFIGPLRQDIVRIRAQLNAKAPRR; translated from the coding sequence ATGAACAACCCCTACGGTTCTCGCCCCGCGCCCTACGGCCAACCTTCCTATCCGCAACAGCCTCCACCGAACTACGGCCATGGTCCGGGGTATGCCGGTGGTCCTCCGAAGCCCGTCGATCCGCCTGACCCGGACAAACGCCGGCGCATGGTGGGTTTTGGTATTTGGGGCGTGGGCATTCTCGTCGGCGTCGTGCTCAACATCTTGTTCACGCTCGCCGAGATAGCGTTTTCCAAGGCGCCTGGGCGCATGATGTCCGCGGTCCTCACCGGCGCCATTTTCGCCTTCTTGCCGCTCGGGTTTTACCTGTTCATCCCCATGGTCCTCGATCGTTACGATCCCGAACCTTGGTGGACGCTGGCGATGGCGTTTTTCTGGGGTGCGATTGTCGCGACGGGGTTCGCCGGGATGATCAACACGGGCGTGCACATCGTATCGGCGAGTTTATTTGGACCAGCGGTGGGCAATTTCATGACGTCGGTCGTCAGCGCGCCCTTGTCCGAAGAATTCTTCAAGGGGCTTGCCATTTTGGGCATGTTCTATTTCTTGCGTCGAGAATTCGATGGGGTCGTCGATGGCATCATTTACGCGACCTTTTGTGCGCTCGGTTTTGCCGCGGTAGAAAACGTCAGTTATTACGCGCGCGCCGAAATGGCCAATCAGCTCGCAGGGACGTTTTTTCTGCGCGGCATTCTCTCGCCTTGGGGCCACCCGCTCTACACATCGATGACGGGGATCGGCTTTGGCATCGCGCGTGAATCGAGTCGCACGTGGGTGCGCGTGCTGGCGCCCATTGGAGGGTTTTTCATTGGCGTCTTTTTGCATGCGCTTTGGAACTTCGTGCCCACGGTCATTCCAAACGCCTTCTTCATCATGCTCCTCTTCTGGTTCATGTTCGTGGTGATTTTCTTCGTCATTCTGATCGTCCTCGTCTTGCGAAAGGGCAACATCATTCGCCAGTACTTGAAGGACGAAGTGCTGATGGGGAACATGACGCAGCAGGAAGTGGACCTCGTCTGTTCGCCCGTTGGAAGGCTCTCGTGCACGTTCTCGTGGCGCGGGGCCGAGGGGCGGGCGTTCATTGGGGCGGCGAGTCGATTGGCGCTGTCGAAATGGCACACCGCGCGCGCCATGAAAGGCCAGAAGCGCACGATCAGCGCCGACTTCATCGGGCCTTTGCGACAAGACATCGTCCGGATTCGCGCTCAGCTCAATGCGAAGGCGCCGCGGCGATAA
- a CDS encoding biopolymer transporter ExbD, whose product MGMNVSAGGKKDNIAPAMNVTPLVDVVLVLLIIFMVVAPLLDKQLWLQLPKKDTAQKNEPPPPDADKPVVLTVDSKGTIRINQNVIEKAELRERLRKIFAARADQVLYFDATDDAPYGVTVQVMDIAKQGGAKGIAILTEKVAGN is encoded by the coding sequence ATGGGGATGAACGTTTCGGCTGGCGGGAAAAAGGACAACATTGCACCCGCAATGAACGTCACGCCGCTCGTGGACGTGGTGCTCGTGCTGCTCATCATCTTCATGGTGGTGGCACCGCTGCTCGACAAGCAGCTTTGGCTTCAATTGCCGAAAAAGGATACGGCTCAAAAGAACGAGCCTCCACCGCCCGACGCGGACAAACCGGTCGTGCTGACGGTGGATTCCAAGGGCACGATTCGCATCAATCAAAACGTGATCGAGAAAGCCGAGCTTCGCGAACGATTGCGTAAAATCTTTGCGGCCCGTGCCGATCAAGTCCTTTATTTCGACGCCACCGACGATGCTCCGTACGGCGTCACCGTGCAGGTGATGGATATCGCCAAACAGGGCGGAGCAAAGGGTATCGCGATATTGACGGAAAAGGTCGCCGGTAACTGA
- a CDS encoding biopolymer transporter ExbD, with protein sequence MGVQAANGFSKKQPEPDINITPLVDVVLVLLIIFMVIAPELEHGERVELPSVVKADENSKSKLDPITVTVTARGSVFLEKEPMGNLATLETRLSQIHQAESDRRIVLKGDASVHYAKMRDTFAACQRAGFKGIALSVSQKGKSGEES encoded by the coding sequence ATGGGCGTGCAAGCGGCGAACGGATTCTCGAAGAAGCAGCCTGAGCCGGACATCAACATCACGCCGCTCGTGGACGTGGTGCTCGTGCTGCTCATCATTTTCATGGTGATTGCTCCCGAGCTGGAACATGGCGAGCGGGTGGAATTGCCGAGCGTGGTGAAAGCGGACGAAAATTCGAAATCGAAGCTCGATCCCATTACGGTGACGGTGACGGCTCGTGGAAGTGTGTTCCTGGAAAAAGAGCCCATGGGCAATCTCGCGACGCTCGAAACCAGGCTATCGCAGATTCACCAAGCGGAATCCGACCGGAGGATCGTGCTGAAGGGTGATGCGTCCGTGCATTACGCGAAAATGCGCGACACCTTCGCGGCGTGTCAGCGTGCGGGTTTCAAAGGGATTGCCTTGAGCGTGAGCCAAAAGGGCAAAAGCGGTGAGGAGAGCTAG
- a CDS encoding response regulator, whose translation MATILVIEDEPALLKVLDYNFKQAGHEVLLAPRGSEGLRLARERHPDVVLLDQMLPDVQGTEVCRTLQLDPGTRDVPIVFVTAKGDEVDRIVAFELGAVDYVVKPFSVRELVLRVQAILRRSKSTAQTQRIIEFGILRIDEDAHRVWISGEEVGLTLLEFKLLVTLYENRARVQTRGALLEGVWGMDVGVTTRTVDAHVKRLRDKLGEAGSYVQTVRGLGYRFAHSPDDTSFAE comes from the coding sequence ATGGCGACCATTCTGGTGATCGAGGACGAGCCCGCGCTGCTGAAGGTGCTCGATTACAATTTCAAGCAAGCGGGGCACGAAGTCCTTCTGGCCCCGCGTGGCAGTGAAGGCTTGCGCCTCGCCCGCGAGCGGCATCCGGACGTCGTGCTGCTCGATCAAATGCTTCCCGACGTGCAAGGCACCGAGGTCTGTCGCACGTTGCAATTGGATCCCGGGACACGTGACGTGCCCATCGTCTTCGTCACCGCAAAAGGTGACGAAGTGGATCGCATCGTCGCATTTGAGCTCGGCGCGGTCGATTACGTGGTCAAACCCTTCAGCGTTCGCGAGCTGGTGCTCCGCGTGCAGGCGATTTTGCGTCGGTCGAAGAGCACCGCACAAACGCAACGAATCATCGAATTCGGCATTTTGCGCATCGACGAGGATGCTCACCGCGTTTGGATCAGTGGTGAGGAAGTGGGCCTCACGCTCCTCGAGTTCAAGCTCCTCGTGACGCTTTATGAAAATCGGGCCCGCGTGCAGACCCGCGGCGCGCTGCTCGAGGGCGTGTGGGGAATGGATGTGGGCGTGACGACTCGCACCGTGGATGCCCACGTAAAACGCCTCCGCGACAAACTCGGGGAGGCCGGTTCCTATGTGCAAACCGTGCGAGGGCTTGGGTATCGATTTGCTCATTCTCCCGATGACACTTCGTTTGCGGAATGA